The nucleotide window TCAGAAGCGCACATCGGCGCGGAATTCGACTGAATCTACGCAGACAACGGTCGAGACCGTGCCAGCCGCCGACACTGCCGAGACCGCCGCAGCACCCGCGCGGCGAGAAGGCGAGACCTTGCACATTGCGGAGCTGAAGGACATGAGCATCCAGCGGCTCACGCACGTGGCAAAAGATCTCAACGTGCCGGGCGCGACCGGTATGCGCAAGCAGGAGCTCATCTTCCAGATCCTGAAGGCGCAGACCGAGCAGAGCGGCTACATCTTTTCCGAAGGGGTGCTAGAGGTGCTGCCGGACGGTTTTGGCTTCTTGCGCGCACCCGACTACAACTACCTGCCAGGTCCGGACGACATCTACGTCTCGCCGTCACAGATTCGTAAGTTCGATCTGCAGACGGGCGACACGATCTCGGGCCAGATTCGCCCGCCCAAGGAAGGAGAGCGCTACTTCGCTCTCATCAAGGTGGAAGCGGTCAACTTCGAGCCACCCGAGCAGGCGCGCGAGAAGATCTTCTTCGAGAACCTGACGCCGCTCTATCCGGAGCAACGCTTCAAGCTGGAGACGGAGACCGAGAATCTGTCGTCGCGCGTCATGGACCTCATGACGCCGATTGGCAAAGGGCAGCGCGGGCTCATTGTCTCGGCGCCTCGCACCGGCAAGACGATGCTCTTGCAGAATATCGCGCAGTCGGTGACGACCAACCACCCGGAGGTCTACCTGATCGTGCTGCTCATCGATGAGCGCCCCGAAGAGGTGACCGACATGCAGCGTTCGGTCAAGGGCGAGGTCATCAGCTCGACCTTCGATGAGCCGGCCCAGCGCCACGTGCAAGTGGCCGAGATGGTCATCGAGAAGGCGAAGCGTCTCGTCGAGCACCGGAAGGATGTGCTCATCCTGCTCGACTCGGTCACCCGGCTCGCGCGCGCCTATAACAGCGTGGTCCCGCCGTCGGGCAAGGTACTCTCGGGCGGCGTCGACAGCAACGCGCTTCAAAAGCCGAAGCGCTTCTTTGGCGCGGCGCGCAACATCGAGGAGGGAGGCTCGCTCACGATTATCGCGACCGCGCTCATCGACACCGGCTCGCGTATGGACGAGGTCATCTTCGAGGAGTTCAAGGGCACCGGTAACATGGAGATTCACCTCGACCGGAAGCTCTCCGACCGGCGCGTATTTCCCGCGATCGACATGCAGAAGAGCGGAACCCGAAAGGAAGAGCTCTTGCTCCCAAAGGAAGATCTGCAGCGGATCTGGGTGCTGCGCAAGGTGCTCAACCCGCTCTCGCCCGTCGAAGCCATGGAGCTGCTCATCGACAAGATGGGGAAGACCAAGGACAATCCGGAGTTTCTCGGGTCGATGCAGCGAGGTGGTTAGGATAGGAATCAGGATTCAGGAATCAGGAAACACAACTCGGGGCTCAAAACTCAGAACTCAAGACTCAGAAGAATGTCCGTCACTATCAAGGTTCGTGAGAACGGTCCGTATCTCGTGGATGGAGACGACGTCAAGGTCGTCGATTGGAACGGTCACGAGTACCCGCTTGCCAAGATCCCGTTTGCCCTCTGTCGCTGCGGTCAATCGCACCGGCGGCCGTTTTGCGACGGTAGCCACCGAGGCTGCGAGTTCCAGGCGGCTGAAGCGGCCCCTACACCACCTGCTGACGAGTCCCCGCTTCCCACCACGGAGTAGCCGCGTTGCACTAAAGTAAGAGACGACGATCCTGGTGTCTGCCCAGGTCGACAGGTGAATCATGACCTTGCGAGTAGTCATAAGTCTGGTGCTGGCTGGCCTTCTGCTATCCGGCGCTGCAAGCCCGATCGTCCGCGGTCAGACGCCTCCGGACGACCCGGCGCAAGCGCCTCGACAAAGCTCGGCGCAAGGGATGCCAGACTTCTCAGGGCGTTGGGTTCTGGAGGAAGTCGACCAGCCCGGCGCGCCAAGGGGCGGCTTCGCGCCCGGCGAGGGGTATGGCCCCCCCGGCGGCGGACGCTTCGGCGGCAGGCCTCCAGAGGAGAATGTCGACGACCCAGCACGCCGGCGTGCAATGCCCCCCATGGAGAAAGGGGCTATCGTGACCCTCACGCAGAGTGAGACCGAGCTCGTCATGAAGTTCGGTAGCCACGAACGGGTGTACACGCTCCGCGCTGCCAAGGGTGAGGCCGGGCCGCAATCTGAAGAGGCGACACGCAAGGCGGAGCCGCGCAAGGGAAAGAGTCGGACCTACTGGGACGGCACGAGCCTGGTGACCGAGATCGAAGAATCGTTCGAGACGCCCCGAGAAGAAACGGTGACCGTTACCTCGCGCGAAGTCCGCACGCTCTCGAACGAAGGGAAGACAATGACAGTGGAGACGACGCTGAAGACACCGCGCCGCACGCACACAGTCACGCAGACCTTCAGGCGCCGTCGGTAAGGGTGATGGGGTGATGGGGTGACAAGGTGACAAGGTGACAAGGTGAACGGGTAGCTCGAGCGATCGAAGCGAGCATCGGACGACCTGGAAGCCTCGCCCGCCTTGCACCCGATGCTCGAATCACCCCATCACCCCATCACCCCATCACCCTTCTCAAGCCGGAACCGCCTCTGCCCGCTCGAAGACGAGCCCTCCGCCGCGTGCATCCACGCGGACCGTGTCGCCCTGGCTGAATTCGCTCTGGAGCACTTGCATCGCCAAGGGATCCAGCACGAGCCGCTGAATTGTGCGCTTGAGCGGACGTGCGCCGTAGGTTGGATCGTAGCCCTGCTCGAGCAACACACTCTTTGCCGCGTCGGTCAGGTCGACGTGGATCTTTCGTTCCTCCAGCCGTGCGAGGAGCCGCGTCACTTGGATCTCGATGATCCGCTTGAGGTGCTCGCGACCCAGCGGATGGAACACAATCACCTCGTCGATACGATTGAGCAGCTCGGGCCTGAAGTGCGTGCGGACCGCATCCATGATCTGGCCGCGAACACCCTCTCCGAGCGCGCCGTCGCTCATCGCCTGCTCGGCGATGAGGTGGCTCCCCAGGTTGGACGTCATGATGACGATCGTGTTCTTGAAGTCCACCCTCCGCCCGCGCCCGTCGGTGAGCCGGCCATCATCGAGGAGCTGCAGCAGCACGTTCAGCACCTCGGCGTGCGCCTTCTCGATCTCGTCGAGCAACACGACGGCGTACGGTCGTCGTCTCACGGCTTCGGTGAGCTGGCCTGCCTCCTCGTAACCGACGTAACCCGGCGGTGCCCCGATCAGCCGAGACACCGTGTGCTTCTCCTGGTACTCGGACATGTCGATCCGAGCCATGGCGTGCTCGTCATCGAACAGGAACTCCGCCAAGGCGCGGCCGAGCTCCGTCTTGCCCACGCCCGTAGGCCCGAGGAACAGGAAGCTGCCCAGCGGGCGGTTGGGATCCTGTAATCCCGCCCGCGCGCGGCGGATCGCGCTTGCGACGGCGGTGATGGCTTCGTCTTGGCCGACGACCCGCTGGTGCAATCGCTCCTCCATCTTCACGAGCTTTTGAATCTCACCTTCCATCAGGCGGCTGACGGGAACCCCGCTCCAGCGGCTGACGACCTCGGCGATGTCCTCCTCGTCCACCTCCTCTTTGAGCATCCTTAGCGCGCCCTGGAGCGTCTGGAGACGCGCTTCCTCTTCCCCGAGACGCTTCTCCAGGTCGGGCAACCGGCCATACTGCAGCTCGGACGCCAGCGTGTAGTCTCCAACACGCTGCGCGTGCTCGATGTCGTGCCGAACCTGCTCGATATCCTCCTTGACCTTGCGCGCCGCCTGAATGGCCTCCTTCTCCTGCGTCCAGTGACTCTGCAGGCGGTTGCGCTCCTCCTTGAGATCCGCGAGCTCCTTTTCCAGCTTCGTCAGCCGCTCGCGCGACGCCGCATCCGTCTCCTTGCGCAGCGCCTCTCGCTCGATCTCGAGCTGCATCACGCGCCGCTCGACCTCGTCGAGCTCCACTGGCATCGAGTCGATTTCCATGCGCAGCTTCGATGCCGCCTCGTCGACCAGATCGATGGCCTTGTCGGGTAGAAAGCGATCGGCGATATAGCGATTCGACAGGACGGCTGCAGAGACCAGCGCCGAGTCTTTTAGCCGGACACCGTGGTGAATCTCGTATCGCTCACGCAAGCCGCGAAGAATGCTGATGGTTGCTTCAACGCTGGGCGGTTCCACCAGCACCGGCTGGAAGCGCCGCTCCAAGGCGGCGTCCTTCTCGATGTGCTTCCGGTACTCATCCAGCGTCGTCGCGCCGATCGCGTGGAGCTCGCCACGAGCCAACATTGGCTTCAACATGTTCGAGGCGTCGATGGCGCCCTCCGCTGCGCCCGCGCCAACCACGGTGTGCAGCTCGTCGATGAAGAGCACGATGTCGCCCTCCGAGCGCGTGATCTCGCTGAGCACCGCCTTCAGCCGCTCCTCGAACTCCCCGCGGTACTTGGCCCCGGCGACCAGCGCGCCCATGTCGAGCGCGATGATCCGCTTCTCCTTGAGCCCCTCGGGCACGTCACGGCGGACGATGCGCTGCGCGAGGCCCTCGACGATGGCCGTCTTGCCGACGCCCGGCTCGCCGATGAGCACCGGATTGTTCTTCGTCCGCCGCGACAGCACTTGGACGACGCGCCGAATCTCTTCGTCACGACCGATCACCGGGTCGAGCTTACCTTGGCGCGCGGCTGCCGTGAGGTCGCGGCCGTATCGCTCGAGCGCTTGATACTTGCCCTCAGGGCTCTGGTCTGTGACGCGCTGTGTGCCGCGCACCTGTGCCAGGGCCTCGAAGACGCCTTCATAGGTGACGCCCCGCTTCTTCAGCAGGTCGGCTGCTGCCGAGCGACCGGACTCCGCCGAGATTGCCAGGAGGAGATGCTCGGTGCTGATGTAGTCATCGCGCAGGCGCTTGGCTTCGTTCTCGGCGGCCTGTCCAATCTTCCGAAACCTCGGCGATAGGCCGACTTGCGTGCCGCCGTAGGCCTTGGGCAGCTTCTCCAGCGCAGCGGTGACGTCGTCCGCGACGAGCGCCGGATCGACACCGAGCTTGCGCAGCACGGATGGCACGATGCCTCCTTGCTGTGTGACGAGCCCAACGAGCAAGTGTTCTGGCTCGATCTGCGGATGGCTCTCCCGCTCCGCCAGCTGTTGCGATGTCAGGACCGCCTCTTGGGCTTTCTCGGTATAGCGGTTCAAGTTCATGGTTGCCTCGTTCGCCTGACCTAAAGGTCGGGCCTACACGACCTATGTCGAAATCTCAGACGGGCGACACCTTCTTGTTCTGCGCAAGCGCCACGAGCGCTTCGTAGTGCGCACGCTCTTCATCTGTCAGCGCGCGCGGCACCTGGATGTCGACGACGGCATACAGGTCGCCCCGATCATCGGTGCTCCCGACCGCGGGCATGCCATGTCCGCGCACCCGCATGCGCTGGCCGCTCTGCGTCCCCGCCGGCACACGCAGTCGCACTGGGCGGCCCGCGAGTGTTGGTACCTCGACCTCGCCGCCGACGACCGCAGTCGTCACCGGGACGGAAGCCTTCACGTAGAGATCCCGCTCCCGGCGCTCGAACCGTGCGTCCGGTGCGATGCGGATCCGCAGATATAAATCGCCGGCGCGCTGGCCGCCTCCTCCACGTTCACCCTCGCCGCTCACCCGCAACCGCGCTCCCTCCCTCACGCCTGCCGGGACCCGCACCTCCACGGTGCGCTGCTCCCGGCTCGCCTCGCCCGATGCCGAGCCATGTTGCATCGCCAGACGACGCGTCGTCCCGTGGAAGGCCTCCTCGAGAGTAATCATCAGCTCGTGCTCGATGTCGCGACCGCGCATCGCCCGCTGCCGACGCCCTCGTCTTTGGGGCGCACCGGCCTCTGGCCCACCGCCACCGAAGAACGTCCAGAAGAAGTCGGAGAACGGGTTGGTCTGCCCAAACAGCTCTTCGATCTCCTCTGGGCCCATGCTGTGGAACCCTTCAGGGCCCGTGTGGACCCGCCAATCGAACCCTCCGCCCGCGCCAGCCCGAGCACCAGGCTGGTTCTGCATCTGCTCGTAGTACTTCCAGTTGGCGCCGAGCTCGTCGTATTTCTGCCGCTTGGCGGCGTCGCCCAGCACTTCGTACGCCTCGTTGACCTCCTTGAAGCGCAGCTCGGCTGCTGCGTCGCCCGGGTTCACGTCAGGGTGATGCTTCCGGGCCAGCTTCCGGTACGCCGCCTTGATCTCCTTCTCCGAGGCGGTCTTCGGCACGCCCAGTACCGCGTAATAGTCCTTGAAATCCATACTACATCCCGAGGATCGTGCTCAGCCGCTCGACTTCCTGCGCCAACCGCCGCGCCTCGGCGCGTGTGAGCGTCTCGCCACGGGCCAGCGGGCGAATGCGCTCGACCACATCGGCGATCGACAGCAGTCGCTGGACGCCCGCGAGGTTGATGCCGGCCTCGTCAACGAGCTGCTTGACGAGACGTAGCCGCTCGAGCTCGCCTCGGGAATAGACGCGCATGCTGCCCAGCGCGCGCGTCGGTCTGACGAAGCCGAGACGCTCGTACTTGCGCAAGGTCTGTGGGTGCATCCCCAGCAGCCGTGCCGCCATGCTGATCAAGAACAGGTCCGGGTCATCCATACGGCTCGCGTCCCCAGGGCGAAGCCCTGCAACGGATCAAGTGTAGATATTGATACATGTCATGTCAATGCTATGTTTCATACCGACTAAAGCCCGGAGACTGTGCTCGTCTCGCCGGTGGCTCGGTCTCACCATTTCAGGGATACTGGAGCGTCTCGAGGGTGCCCGATGCGCGCGGCCTGTGAGACCGGGAGCATGGCATACATACCCGCGAGGAGGGTTGGTTGGACGTTCAGTTGAGCGACTTCTTCACGATTGGCCTGCTCATCCTGCTCGAGGGCCTCTTGAGCGCGGACAACGCGCTGGTTTTGGCAGTGCTCGTCCTGGGGCTTCCGGGACCGGAGCAGCGCAAAGCGCTGCGCTACGGCATTGCGGGTGCGTTCGTGTTTCGGATTGCAGCCACCGTGCTCGCCGTTCACATGATGGCGCTGGCGTGGGTCAAGCTGGTGGGCGCGGCGTATCTGCTCTGGCTTCCGTACAGACATTTCTTCCACAGCGGTGATGTCGAGCACCGTCGCAAGCCCAAGACACCGACGCGCTGGCTCGGTCTGTCGGCCTTCTGGACGACCGTCGTGAAGGTGGAGCTCACGGATTTCGTGTTCGCCATCGACTCCATTCTCGTGGCCGTCGCGATGTCGAACAAGGAGTGGGTGGTCATCACAGGCGGTATTCTCGGCATCATCGCGATGCGGCTCGTCGTCGGCCGGCTCCTCGCGATGGTCCAGCGCTACCCCGCCTTGGTGGATGGCGCCTTCATCATCGTGACGTGGGTAGGTCTCAAGCTCCTGATCGAGTACTTGCATCAGATGCACGTCATTCCTTTCGAGATCCCTAAATGGATCACGTTTGGACTGATCGTGATCATCTTCTTGATCTCATATTTGTATGCGCGAAGCCAAGGGCCGCAGGCGGACGACAACCCGGGCAGCGACAATGCTGCAGAGCTGCTCCAGGATCGCGAGGCGGAGCGCTGAAGGCTGTTCTAATGGGTCTCCCTCCCTCGGCGGTCCACGGCGTCAGGATTGACACCGAACGTGGTCGCCGTGCCGATTGCCTGTGGTAGGCTGTTACTAGGAGTCTCGTCCATCGTTTCCACCGAACGGAAGGAGCCAATCGAGTGCCATACCCGGAATTCCTCATCGCCCCGATGCGAGAAGAGCTCACGCGACTCGGTGTCGAGGAGCTGCGCACTGCGGAGGCTGTCGACGAAGCCGTCAAGGGGACACCCGGCACGCTGATGGTCGTGGTGAACTCGGTCTGCGGCTGTGCCGCCGGCAAGGCTCGCCCCGGCGTCGCCGTGGCGTTGCAGCACGGGATCAAGCCGGAGCGCGTGACCACGGTGTTCGCCGGCGCCGATGTCGACGCCACCGAGCGCGCACGACAGCACTTTGCCGGTTATCCACCGTCATCGCCGGCGATAGCCATGCTGCAGGATGGCAAGCTCGTCTACATGATGGAGCGCCACCAGATCGAGAACCGCAGCGCGGACGCGATTGCTGCCGAGCTGACGGCGGCCTTCGACAAGCACTGCGCGAAGCCGACCACGGTGTAGCCGGAACGTGACGGCTCGTTCTAGCGGACGGCCGCCTCGCCGAGGCGGCCGTCACCACACGTTGTTTGGGCGACGCTGGGCTCGTGTGCCTCTCGGTGCGCGGGCCCACAACGCGTACGCCGCCCGCCACCACTTCCTTTCCCGCAGAGCGGTCGAGCCCAGTATACTGGCGGGATGCCCGACGTCGACGCTTCCACGCAGGCTCGTCTCGTAGGCTCCGTCGCGAACGCGCTTCGCCGGAACGTGGCCATCGTCGCCCACGTGGACCATGGCAAGACGACACTCGTCGACGCCCTCCTGCACCAGAGCGGTGTCTTCAGGTCCAACGAGCGCGTTCTCGAGCGTGCGATGGACAACACCGATTTGGAGCGAGAGCGAGGCATCACGATTCTCGCCAAGAACACGGCGGTGCGGTACGGCGACCTCATCATCAACGTCGTGGACACGCCTGGGCACGCGGACTTCGGTGGTGAGGTCGAACGGACGCTGTCGATGGTGGACGGGGTGCTGTTATTGGTCGACGCGTCGGAGGGGCCGCTGCCACAGACGCGATTCGTGCTCCGAAAAGCTCTCGACCGCCGCCTGACGCCGATTGTCGTCATCAACAAGATCGACCGCGCCGACGCCCGTCCTCAGGCGGTGTTGAACGAGATCTACGATCTCTTCATCGATCTCGACGCCGTCGAAGATCAGCTCGAGTTTCCGGTGATCTACACCAATGCGCGCGTGGGTCTCGCGAGCCTGGACGCCGCAACACTGGGAACCGACCTCCGACCACTCTTCGACGCCATCGTGCAACATATCCCGCCACCGCAGGGCAATCGAGGAGGCAAGCTGCAGATGCTGGTGGCCAATCTCGATGCCAGCGACTATCTCGGAAGGATTGCGATTGGCCGCATCTTCCATGGGCGTGTGCGGATTGGCGACAACGTGGGCGTTTGCAAGCTCGATGGGTCAGTCGAGCGCACGAGGGTGACGAAGCTCCTCGCGTTCGACGGGCTCAAACGAATCGACGTCGACGAAGCGGCCGCCGGCGACATTGTCTGCCTGGCTGGCATCGAGAACATCACCATTGGAGAAACCGTCTCTGAGGCCGAGGCGCCCGAGCCGATCCCGCCGATTGCTATCGATGAGCCAACGGTCTCGATGATCTTCAGCGTCAACACCTCGACGTTTGCTGGCCGGGAAGGGCGGTTCGTGACATCCCGGCAGCTGCAGACGCGTCTGCAGCGCGAGCTGATCGGGAACGTGTCGATCCGCGTGGAGGATACTGCCTCGCCCGAACAGTTCAAAGTGATTGGCCGCGGCGAGCTCCAGCTCTCCATCCTCATCGAGATGATGCGGCGGGAAGGGTACGAGCTCCAGGTGTCGCGACCCGAGATCGTCACCCGCCACGAAGCGGGTGTCGTGCTCGAGCCGATCGAGGAGCTGATCACGGATGTGCCCGAGGAGCACCAAGGCGTGGTGATCGCGCAGCTCGGTAGCCGCAAGGGCATCATGACGCGGATGATCAATCATGGCAGTGGCCGGGTGCGGCTCGAGTTTCGGATTCCCGCGCGCGGGCTCATCGGCTTTCGCTCGCAGTTTCTGACCGACACGCGCGGGGCCGGCATGATGCACCATCTCTTCGCAGGGTGGGAGCCGTGGCACGGCGCTATTCCGGCGCGGCCTACCGGCGTGCTGGTGGCGGACCGCGGCGGAGCGTGCACTGCCTACGCCATTGCAAACCTGCAGGAACGTGGCGAGATGTTCGTCGAGCCGGGCACGAGGGTCTACGAGGGGATGGTCGTCGGCGAGAACGCGCGTCCCAACGATCTGGACGTCAACATCACGAAAGAGAAGAAGCTCACCAACATGCGCGCCTCGACGGCGGAGGAGGGCATTCGCCTCATCCCGCCGCGCCGGATTGGCCTCGAACAAGCGATCGAGT belongs to Luteitalea sp. and includes:
- the clpB gene encoding ATP-dependent chaperone ClpB; this translates as MNLNRYTEKAQEAVLTSQQLAERESHPQIEPEHLLVGLVTQQGGIVPSVLRKLGVDPALVADDVTAALEKLPKAYGGTQVGLSPRFRKIGQAAENEAKRLRDDYISTEHLLLAISAESGRSAAADLLKKRGVTYEGVFEALAQVRGTQRVTDQSPEGKYQALERYGRDLTAAARQGKLDPVIGRDEEIRRVVQVLSRRTKNNPVLIGEPGVGKTAIVEGLAQRIVRRDVPEGLKEKRIIALDMGALVAGAKYRGEFEERLKAVLSEITRSEGDIVLFIDELHTVVGAGAAEGAIDASNMLKPMLARGELHAIGATTLDEYRKHIEKDAALERRFQPVLVEPPSVEATISILRGLRERYEIHHGVRLKDSALVSAAVLSNRYIADRFLPDKAIDLVDEAASKLRMEIDSMPVELDEVERRVMQLEIEREALRKETDAASRERLTKLEKELADLKEERNRLQSHWTQEKEAIQAARKVKEDIEQVRHDIEHAQRVGDYTLASELQYGRLPDLEKRLGEEEARLQTLQGALRMLKEEVDEEDIAEVVSRWSGVPVSRLMEGEIQKLVKMEERLHQRVVGQDEAITAVASAIRRARAGLQDPNRPLGSFLFLGPTGVGKTELGRALAEFLFDDEHAMARIDMSEYQEKHTVSRLIGAPPGYVGYEEAGQLTEAVRRRPYAVVLLDEIEKAHAEVLNVLLQLLDDGRLTDGRGRRVDFKNTIVIMTSNLGSHLIAEQAMSDGALGEGVRGQIMDAVRTHFRPELLNRIDEVIVFHPLGREHLKRIIEIQVTRLLARLEERKIHVDLTDAAKSVLLEQGYDPTYGARPLKRTIQRLVLDPLAMQVLQSEFSQGDTVRVDARGGGLVFERAEAVPA
- the typA gene encoding translational GTPase TypA; translation: MPDVDASTQARLVGSVANALRRNVAIVAHVDHGKTTLVDALLHQSGVFRSNERVLERAMDNTDLERERGITILAKNTAVRYGDLIINVVDTPGHADFGGEVERTLSMVDGVLLLVDASEGPLPQTRFVLRKALDRRLTPIVVINKIDRADARPQAVLNEIYDLFIDLDAVEDQLEFPVIYTNARVGLASLDAATLGTDLRPLFDAIVQHIPPPQGNRGGKLQMLVANLDASDYLGRIAIGRIFHGRVRIGDNVGVCKLDGSVERTRVTKLLAFDGLKRIDVDEAAAGDIVCLAGIENITIGETVSEAEAPEPIPPIAIDEPTVSMIFSVNTSTFAGREGRFVTSRQLQTRLQRELIGNVSIRVEDTASPEQFKVIGRGELQLSILIEMMRREGYELQVSRPEIVTRHEAGVVLEPIEELITDVPEEHQGVVIAQLGSRKGIMTRMINHGSGRVRLEFRIPARGLIGFRSQFLTDTRGAGMMHHLFAGWEPWHGAIPARPTGVLVADRGGACTAYAIANLQERGEMFVEPGTRVYEGMVVGENARPNDLDVNITKEKKLTNMRASTAEEGIRLIPPRRIGLEQAIEFITDDELVEVTPASIRIRKRVLAGNMRPRTG
- a CDS encoding MerR family transcriptional regulator, producing MDDPDLFLISMAARLLGMHPQTLRKYERLGFVRPTRALGSMRVYSRGELERLRLVKQLVDEAGINLAGVQRLLSIADVVERIRPLARGETLTRAEARRLAQEVERLSTILGM
- a CDS encoding BrxA/BrxB family bacilliredoxin; translated protein: MREELTRLGVEELRTAEAVDEAVKGTPGTLMVVVNSVCGCAAGKARPGVAVALQHGIKPERVTTVFAGADVDATERARQHFAGYPPSSPAIAMLQDGKLVYMMERHQIENRSADAIAAELTAAFDKHCAKPTTV
- the rho gene encoding transcription termination factor Rho, translated to MHIAELKDMSIQRLTHVAKDLNVPGATGMRKQELIFQILKAQTEQSGYIFSEGVLEVLPDGFGFLRAPDYNYLPGPDDIYVSPSQIRKFDLQTGDTISGQIRPPKEGERYFALIKVEAVNFEPPEQAREKIFFENLTPLYPEQRFKLETETENLSSRVMDLMTPIGKGQRGLIVSAPRTGKTMLLQNIAQSVTTNHPEVYLIVLLIDERPEEVTDMQRSVKGEVISSTFDEPAQRHVQVAEMVIEKAKRLVEHRKDVLILLDSVTRLARAYNSVVPPSGKVLSGGVDSNALQKPKRFFGAARNIEEGGSLTIIATALIDTGSRMDEVIFEEFKGTGNMEIHLDRKLSDRRVFPAIDMQKSGTRKEELLLPKEDLQRIWVLRKVLNPLSPVEAMELLIDKMGKTKDNPEFLGSMQRGG
- a CDS encoding DnaJ domain-containing protein; its protein translation is MDFKDYYAVLGVPKTASEKEIKAAYRKLARKHHPDVNPGDAAAELRFKEVNEAYEVLGDAAKRQKYDELGANWKYYEQMQNQPGARAGAGGGFDWRVHTGPEGFHSMGPEEIEELFGQTNPFSDFFWTFFGGGGPEAGAPQRRGRRQRAMRGRDIEHELMITLEEAFHGTTRRLAMQHGSASGEASREQRTVEVRVPAGVREGARLRVSGEGERGGGGQRAGDLYLRIRIAPDARFERRERDLYVKASVPVTTAVVGGEVEVPTLAGRPVRLRVPAGTQSGQRMRVRGHGMPAVGSTDDRGDLYAVVDIQVPRALTDEERAHYEALVALAQNKKVSPV
- a CDS encoding CDGSH iron-sulfur domain-containing protein, with the protein product MSVTIKVRENGPYLVDGDDVKVVDWNGHEYPLAKIPFALCRCGQSHRRPFCDGSHRGCEFQAAEAAPTPPADESPLPTTE